In Desulfosporosinus sp. Sb-LF, a genomic segment contains:
- a CDS encoding YdbC family protein, which translates to MAEIKFEIKETIGVLSQSAKGWSKELSLVSWNDKEPKYDIREWSPDHSKMGKGVTLTAEELQKLRDLLNGINL; encoded by the coding sequence ATGGCAGAAATCAAATTCGAAATCAAAGAAACCATTGGTGTCCTTTCACAGTCAGCAAAAGGATGGTCTAAGGAGCTTAGCCTTGTAAGTTGGAATGACAAAGAACCGAAGTATGATATTCGGGAATGGTCGCCCGATCATTCGAAGATGGGGAAGGGTGTAACATTAACCGCGGAAGAGTTGCAAAAGTTAAGGGATCTACTGAATGGAATTAATCTTTGA
- a CDS encoding ATP-binding protein, with protein sequence MINIRNKKIFSFFKRYSLTNQIVIIIAAIMLVPLVAFMYDIFFASRTDEVVFLDKEQRLEALVKSTNNEFSRNLELSWSGPPQDISLAILTNEFTQAVEPQIPANPGIRFGLYVPRTEKITVLGFLHNYRNLSQEEEAQREREIFANAKPGLIATEVDNGPLFRISGSWDDQVVEYTSPVVLKGKVVAVMWVEERLNPFFYQSNYFRKLLRYFMLGVLALVMIGTLLIIRNLTTGVDRLKLGLQSMEKDIHHLLPEMSGELGQVAQAVNRMAVGLGEKERLEDQLKQSEHLIALGRLATGVAHELRNPIGIIKTLVELMKQEYSQVSGIEEFTKAIDEQVDRQDMEIQELLDFGRPTKVSIKECSVNDLITGVLSFSAAMLRGQKVSVELQLDSNLSKILADTEKLKKVFVNIIVNAAEAMPSGGKLEIITKETDNMIMISFSDTGEGIPAEETLRIFDPFYTTKKTGTGLGLSISYQSIQLHGGTIDVNSGLGKGSTFIINLPVIPQFCDRSDLLDTENSGN encoded by the coding sequence ATGATCAATATTAGAAATAAAAAAATATTTTCTTTTTTTAAACGCTATAGCCTTACGAATCAGATCGTGATTATCATAGCAGCAATCATGCTTGTACCTTTAGTCGCTTTTATGTACGACATCTTTTTTGCCTCACGGACGGATGAAGTTGTATTCTTGGACAAAGAGCAGCGACTGGAGGCCTTGGTCAAAAGTACAAACAATGAGTTTTCGAGAAATTTAGAGTTAAGCTGGTCAGGGCCGCCACAAGATATCTCATTAGCCATCCTTACTAATGAGTTTACCCAGGCCGTAGAACCCCAAATTCCTGCAAATCCAGGCATCCGTTTCGGTCTATATGTTCCTCGTACAGAGAAGATTACGGTATTAGGTTTCCTACATAATTATCGTAACCTCTCGCAGGAAGAAGAAGCTCAGAGGGAGAGAGAAATCTTTGCCAATGCTAAACCAGGCCTGATAGCGACCGAGGTGGATAACGGACCACTCTTTCGGATTTCTGGTTCTTGGGATGATCAGGTCGTTGAGTACACTTCTCCAGTTGTACTAAAAGGGAAAGTAGTCGCCGTTATGTGGGTTGAGGAGCGACTTAATCCCTTCTTTTACCAGAGTAATTACTTTCGGAAACTACTACGTTATTTCATGCTTGGCGTTCTAGCCTTAGTTATGATTGGTACCCTTTTAATCATCAGAAATTTAACCACAGGGGTCGACCGCTTAAAGCTGGGATTACAAAGTATGGAGAAAGATATCCATCACTTGTTGCCTGAGATGTCGGGTGAACTGGGGCAAGTAGCCCAAGCCGTCAACAGGATGGCTGTAGGCCTAGGCGAAAAGGAACGGCTTGAAGACCAACTCAAGCAATCCGAACACCTTATTGCGCTTGGTCGTTTAGCAACGGGTGTGGCTCATGAATTGCGTAACCCTATCGGTATTATCAAAACCTTAGTCGAACTTATGAAGCAAGAATACTCGCAAGTAAGTGGTATCGAGGAATTTACAAAGGCCATAGACGAACAGGTTGACCGTCAGGACATGGAAATTCAAGAACTCCTGGACTTTGGACGTCCTACCAAAGTTTCTATTAAGGAGTGTTCCGTCAACGATTTGATCACGGGAGTCCTCTCTTTTTCAGCAGCGATGTTAAGAGGGCAGAAGGTAAGTGTTGAATTGCAGCTTGACAGCAACCTTTCTAAGATTTTAGCCGATACCGAAAAGCTAAAAAAGGTCTTTGTCAATATCATTGTAAATGCTGCCGAAGCTATGCCTTCAGGTGGCAAATTAGAAATAATAACAAAAGAAACTGACAACATGATTATGATCAGTTTCTCAGATACCGGAGAGGGCATCCCGGCAGAGGAAACGCTAAGAATATTTGATCCCTTCTACACGACCAAGAAAACAGGCACCGGTCTAGGACTATCGATATCCTATCAAAGTATTCAACTGCATGGTGGAACGATCGATGTGAATAGTGGCCTGGGCAAGGGATCAACCTTTATCATTAATCTTCCCGTAATTCCACAATTTTGCGACAGGAGTGATCTTCTTGACACCGAAAATTCTGGTAATTGA
- a CDS encoding sigma-54 dependent transcriptional regulator translates to MTPKILVIDDEERMCWALERALSHEGYQVATATRGLQGIDLAQKNEPSMVILDLKMPDIDGIEVLKEIKKINFSIPVIMITAHGTIDTAIEAMKIGATDYITKPFKLEELKVHVKQALHLSNLENQVDFLRQELGKKYGKIVGQSEAMKEVALLVQQVAKTSATVLITGESGTGKEVAAVEIHKASNRADKPFVAVNCAALPEQLLESELFGHEKGAFTGATSKKKGRFELADKGTIFLDESGEMPLSMQAKLLRVLQERCFERVGGTETIHVDVRVIATTNVDLTTAIANGAFREDLYYRLNVLHIIMPPLRSRKEDIPLLVNHFLEKFDPSRSKKISSESMKVLTRYNWPGNIRELQNAIERALIVCQGAEIKPVHFPKELLNNSEETITPVISLTEGGFSLEELEKHLIIKAMEKHNNNQTKVAKYLGISRPTLLYRLKKYGV, encoded by the coding sequence TTGACACCGAAAATTCTGGTAATTGACGATGAAGAAAGAATGTGCTGGGCCCTCGAGAGGGCACTAAGTCATGAAGGCTATCAGGTAGCCACTGCCACAAGAGGTTTACAAGGGATTGACTTGGCCCAAAAAAACGAACCCTCGATGGTAATATTGGATTTAAAGATGCCAGACATTGATGGTATTGAGGTTTTAAAAGAGATTAAAAAAATAAACTTCAGCATACCTGTCATTATGATTACCGCCCACGGCACCATTGACACTGCAATCGAAGCCATGAAAATTGGGGCCACGGATTACATTACGAAACCTTTTAAGCTAGAGGAATTAAAGGTACATGTTAAGCAAGCCTTACATCTCTCTAATTTAGAAAACCAGGTTGATTTTCTACGTCAGGAATTAGGTAAGAAGTACGGGAAAATTGTTGGCCAGAGTGAGGCTATGAAAGAGGTTGCCCTCTTAGTTCAACAGGTTGCGAAAACGAGTGCAACTGTTCTGATAACAGGAGAAAGTGGAACTGGCAAAGAAGTCGCTGCTGTGGAAATACATAAAGCTAGCAACCGAGCTGATAAGCCCTTTGTAGCGGTAAACTGTGCGGCCCTTCCAGAACAACTGTTAGAAAGCGAGTTATTTGGCCATGAAAAAGGTGCCTTTACAGGGGCAACCAGTAAAAAGAAGGGCCGATTTGAACTTGCTGATAAGGGAACGATTTTCCTGGATGAGAGCGGAGAAATGCCACTCAGTATGCAGGCGAAGTTACTGAGGGTACTACAGGAACGGTGTTTTGAACGAGTTGGAGGCACTGAAACCATCCATGTCGATGTCCGAGTCATTGCCACCACGAATGTAGATCTTACCACGGCCATTGCCAATGGTGCCTTCAGGGAGGACCTTTATTATCGACTAAATGTCCTGCATATCATTATGCCGCCGCTTAGATCAAGGAAAGAAGATATTCCCCTTCTGGTTAATCATTTTCTTGAAAAATTTGATCCTTCCCGCAGCAAGAAAATTTCCTCAGAATCGATGAAAGTTCTAACTCGCTATAACTGGCCTGGTAATATAAGAGAGCTTCAGAACGCGATTGAAAGAGCGCTCATTGTTTGTCAGGGCGCTGAAATTAAGCCAGTCCATTTTCCCAAGGAATTACTTAATAACTCAGAGGAAACTATAACGCCTGTAATAAGCCTTACAGAGGGTGGTTTCTCATTAGAAGAGTTGGAGAAACACCTTATTATCAAGGCTATGGAAAAGCATAATAATAACCAGACAAAGGTCGCTAAATATTTAGGCATTTCTCGTCCGACTCTACTTTATCGTCTGAAAAAATATGGTGTATAA
- a CDS encoding sulfite exporter TauE/SafE family protein yields MIENLFTHASSLFIATNVAVAQAAGTPGVPWWVWPLALLVTTFLIGIVASLAGVGGSVLYVPIVSSFFPFNFDFIRGSGLFVALACSLSAAPKLLKLNLASLRLVIPLALIASSSSIVGAYLGLSLPQSILKILLGVLITGIAVLFIFSKNSEIPVIGTPDPLTRYLNIGGAYFEPSNGKNVTWSVWRLPIGLVLFCCIGIIAGMFGIGAGWANVPVLNMLLGAPLKIAVGTSMSLLAITDTSAAWIYLNQGAVLPIITIPSVLGIMVGSRVGVILLKTAKPKSIRYIVILMLLFAGLKSLLAGLGWG; encoded by the coding sequence ATGATTGAAAATTTATTTACTCATGCCAGTTCATTATTTATAGCAACCAATGTTGCTGTAGCGCAAGCAGCTGGTACACCTGGAGTACCATGGTGGGTGTGGCCTCTTGCCTTACTAGTGACGACCTTTCTGATTGGGATAGTCGCTTCGCTAGCCGGAGTTGGCGGTAGTGTACTGTATGTGCCAATTGTCAGTAGCTTTTTCCCGTTTAACTTCGATTTCATTCGTGGCTCTGGCTTGTTTGTAGCACTTGCATGTTCGTTGTCTGCAGCGCCCAAACTATTAAAACTAAATTTAGCAAGCCTGCGCCTGGTTATTCCCTTAGCTTTAATTGCTTCATCCTCAAGTATTGTAGGCGCATATTTAGGACTTTCCTTACCGCAAAGTATTCTTAAGATTTTATTAGGCGTTTTAATCACAGGTATTGCAGTTCTTTTCATTTTCTCCAAAAACAGTGAGATCCCCGTAATCGGAACTCCTGACCCCTTAACCCGATATTTAAATATCGGAGGTGCATATTTCGAGCCTTCTAATGGTAAAAATGTTACTTGGTCTGTATGGAGACTCCCAATTGGACTGGTACTTTTCTGTTGTATTGGAATTATCGCTGGAATGTTCGGAATCGGTGCAGGCTGGGCTAACGTGCCAGTACTCAACATGCTTCTGGGTGCACCCCTTAAAATTGCTGTTGGCACTAGTATGTCATTGTTGGCCATCACAGACACTTCAGCGGCATGGATTTATTTGAACCAAGGTGCGGTGCTTCCTATCATAACGATTCCATCTGTTTTAGGAATTATGGTGGGCTCGCGGGTTGGTGTTATTCTATTAAAAACTGCTAAGCCGAAATCTATCCGGTATATTGTTATTCTCATGTTATTGTTCGCTGGATTGAAGTCTTTATTAGCAGGATTAGGATGGGGGTAA
- a CDS encoding DUF1634 domain-containing protein, whose protein sequence is MSSQTFVQNNRVKSVVISQPKAIVSTNVEVSPEQNRYASILLVCSWAGIIVMLITFLLYMGGLFNPLVKPSDMPLYWGLNVHQYLQVTHAPSGWDWMRLINHADYLNLVGLAFLGIVSVLGYISLFIDYSRKKDFPFLLMVALEILVITLAASGIFRISGGA, encoded by the coding sequence ATGAGTAGTCAAACATTTGTTCAAAATAATCGTGTAAAAAGTGTCGTAATCAGTCAACCTAAGGCTATTGTTTCCACGAACGTGGAAGTAAGCCCGGAACAGAATAGATATGCTAGTATTTTGTTAGTTTGCTCATGGGCTGGAATCATTGTAATGCTGATAACGTTCCTTCTGTATATGGGTGGCCTTTTTAATCCTCTTGTTAAACCTTCGGACATGCCGCTTTATTGGGGATTGAATGTGCATCAGTACTTGCAGGTTACACATGCACCTAGTGGTTGGGACTGGATGAGATTGATTAATCATGCTGATTATTTAAATTTAGTTGGGTTAGCTTTTTTGGGAATTGTCTCAGTTCTTGGGTATATTTCACTCTTTATAGATTACTCGCGTAAGAAAGATTTTCCGTTCCTCTTAATGGTTGCTTTGGAGATTTTAGTAATTACTTTAGCTGCTTCCGGTATTTTTCGCATCTCTGGGGGAGCGTGA
- a CDS encoding rubredoxin, producing MSEEESKLWQCQMQSCGYIYNSEKGCKKSKIPKDVRFEELPDTWRCPLCGAGKKMFKPV from the coding sequence ATGAGTGAAGAAGAAAGTAAGCTGTGGCAATGCCAGATGCAAAGTTGTGGATATATTTATAATTCCGAAAAAGGCTGTAAAAAAAGTAAGATACCTAAGGATGTTCGCTTTGAGGAATTGCCTGATACTTGGAGATGTCCCTTATGTGGGGCTGGCAAAAAGATGTTTAAACCTGTGTAA
- a CDS encoding CGGC domain-containing protein: protein MANILIVSCTKIRDVSCIACLKCFKAAALKEGEFAKYDTVQIAGLSGCGDCPGLVMPKVGLVMEMADYLLQDIDAIHIGTCVVRARNTSACPIDLNGIKTKLEGKFGKPVVIGTHNY, encoded by the coding sequence ATGGCTAATATTCTAATTGTATCCTGCACTAAAATTCGTGATGTCAGTTGTATTGCTTGCCTGAAGTGTTTTAAAGCTGCTGCGCTTAAAGAAGGTGAATTTGCAAAGTATGACACCGTTCAGATTGCGGGTCTCAGTGGTTGTGGCGATTGCCCTGGTTTAGTTATGCCTAAAGTTGGATTAGTTATGGAAATGGCTGATTATTTGTTACAAGATATAGATGCTATTCATATCGGTACCTGTGTAGTTAGGGCTAGAAACACTTCCGCCTGTCCCATTGACCTCAACGGTATTAAAACGAAACTGGAAGGGAAATTCGGCAAGCCAGTAGTTATAGGTACACATAATTATTAA